The nucleotide sequence GCGGGGGGAACGCGAACAGCGCCCGCCTCCCGTTCCCCCTCTTACGCCCCGGCTCCTTTGTCTACGTCTACGCAAACGACGCGGAGCAGCCCGCGGATTGGGTCCTCGGCCGCACGGGGCCGGTGGGGAGCACTGCCGGGGTCCGTCTCCTCCGCGCGCCGCTTCTCCTCCGGATGCAGCCCTCCGCAGCCCTCGCCCGGGAGCCCATCCCCCGCATGATCCGGGAGTCCTACAGCCGGACGGTCTTCCTCTCACCCTGAGGCTAGCGGCACCGGACAGTGCCTGTGGTCAGCTCCAGGGGCCGGCAGGCGGAGATACGCCCCCACCCGTACTGTGGGTCGAATCCGGGGGGGCCCAGGTCCCGGGCGGTCCGCTCCAGGGCCACCCGCACGGCCTTGGGCCCCAGGCCCGGGGAGAGTTCCAGGAGGAGAGCAGCGGCTCCGGATACGTGGGCTGCGGCGAAGGAGGTCCCGGAGACAAAGAGATACCGTCCGCCCGGGAACGCGGTGAGGATGTCTACCCCCGGAGCCACCACGGAGAGGAACGCCCCCGGGGTACTGGTGGGGTCCCGCCGGTCCCCGCGGTCCGTGGCTCCCACGGCCACCACCCCCGGTACGGCCGCGGGGTAGGGAGGGGTCTGACCCTCTCCCCCGTTCCCCGTCGGGGCGACCACGAGGATCCCGCTTTCGAGGATCCTCTGCACCACCCATCCGAGTGCCGCGTCCGGGGGGCCCCCAAGGCTCACGTTGAGGATCCGGGCCCCGAGCCGTACGGCGAGGTCGAGGGCCCGGATGACCTCATCCGTGCGGCAACGGGCCTCGATCCCGCCTCTCCGGACCGCGACGCAGGCCCGGAGGGCGAGGATCCGGCTTCCCGGGGCCACCCCGGTCATCCTCTGCCGGGCCGCGATCACCCCGGCCACCGCGGTGCCGTGCACCTCGGGCTCGTAGGGGGAGCCGGTCACATCCCCGGCCCGGACCACCCGACCCTCGAACTCCGGATGCGCCACGTCCACCCCGGTGTCCACCAGGGCAATGGGGACGTCCCTTCCCTGCGTCCACCGGAGGGCAGTGGGGACCTGGAGGAGGACGGGTGCGTACTGCAGACTCCGCAGATCTCCGCCCGCGGCTCCCTCCAGGAGGGCCACCCGATCCGCGGACCGCACACCCGGGATCCTCCGAAGCCGTTCCAGCACGGCCTCTGGGTCCTGCCCCGGAGGGATTCGGTAGGTGACGAGGGTCTCCCCGGTGGCCGGGAGGGCGTGGACCCGGACCACGGCGAGTCCGACCTGGACAGCGACCCGTTCCGGGAGCCCCTCAACAGGATCCAGAAGGGCCACCACCTCGTCCGGCACCCGGTCCGGTCCCTCTTTGCCTAGGACCATGTAGGACGTGGCGAACGTCCGGCCACCCTCCACGAGGGCATCGAGGACGTACCGGCCCGGCCTTCCGGTGGGGAGGGGAGGACTCAGGAAGGTCTTTCGGCCCTGGTCCACCTGGCTCCGGGTCTCCCCCACTACCTCTCCGTCCACCTGCCAGCGGACCCTCACCTCCGCACTCCGGTCTGCCTCCACGAGCACCCTCGCCCGCAGGGGCCGGCCTGGCTCTACCGCGGCGGTATGCCCCCAACCCTCGAACCCCACGCTCTCGGGCGTCACCCGGACTCCCCCCGCCGCCGCGGAGGAGACCGGCACCTGCCCCCCACTCGGGAATTCCCGGGAGCCGGGAACTCCCGGATGCGGAGGAGGGGCCGGAGGGGGGCCTCCGGGGCTCCCTGGAGGAGCGGGAACATCCGGCTTCCCCGTGGCCCAGGCGAGGGGCCGGACCGCGGGCGAGACCACCACCGCGAGGAGGATCAGGAGAAGACCAGCCGAGGAAACAGGACGCATCCCTAAGGCTCGCGTTCCACGAACAGAATCGTCCCCTCCCGCCGCAGCCGCCTTATCACCTGCTCGGGATCCACGTCCCGGCGCAGGCGGATCCGGTAGAGCCCGCTCGCCCGGGGACCCTCTGCGATGGTCCCCCCGATCTCCTGCAGCAGAGCCCGGATCTCCTCCTCCGGGGTCCTCGGGTGGAACACCACCTGGAGTGTGGGAGCGGGTTCCTCACGGGCGACGCCGAGGGTCACCAAGGGATCGCCCCTCAGGGCAATCCCGGCCATCACCATCCCCACCGCGGCAGCGAGGGCCACAAGGGGGCGCACGAGCCGGACGACCTCCCGCGGGGGGTGCTCCCGCTCATACCGGAGGATGCGCATCCAGGTGCGGTCGAGCACCTCGGAGGAGGGTGAGGGAAGGGAGGTGGAGAGGTCGTGCAGAGCCCCGCGCAGCCGCACAAGGACCTGCAGGTCCTGCGCGCACCGAGAGCATAGGTGCAGGTGCGCCTCCACCGCAGCGGCTTCGGCCCTCTCCAGGGCCCCCGCTGCGTACCAGGGGAGCAGTGATCGCACCCGCTCGTGCTCCGGAGTCACGTTCCTCGTTGGGCCTCCTCCCTGTGCTCTTCCGGAGGTCCGAGGGCCCGCCGGAGCTTGCGCTTGGCCCAGAACATCCGGGTCTTCACCGTGTTCACCGGGCAGCCTAGGATCCGGGCGATATCCTCGTACGGGAAGCCGAAGAAGAAGGCGAGCTCCACCACCTCCCGATGCTCCCGGGGCAGATCCCGGAGCGCCTGCTCCACCGCAAGCCGGGTGTCCATCCTCTCGAACTCGCACACCGCGGACTCCCAGATCCCCCCGTCCGGGTTCTCCCGGGCCGCGGCCCGCCGCCGCATCCACTCCACCGCCTTGTTCCGCGCGATGCGGAACAGCCACGTCCGCGGCCGGCACTCTCCCCGAAACCGGGCCGCCTCCAGCCACACCGCGAACATGGCCTCGCTCAATACATCCTCCGCCGCGTGCCCGTCTCCCAGAAGCCGATACAGGTAGCCGTACACCGCCTGGCTGTGCCGGTCGTACCACTCCCGGAAGGCTGTGGGATCCTTCTGGGCGATGAGCCGCAGCAGCTCCTCGTCTCTCATGACCTCCCCAAGAGCTTCGGCGGCCCGGCCCGAGCCCCTGCACCTTCCCCTAGAATTTGGTCGCAAACCCGGGCCTGCAGGTTCAACGCCGCAGGGAGGAGACGGATTAGACAGCCCACCCCAGCCGGTTGAAGGAAAGGGTTCCCCACAGGTTGATGAAGGTGCTGGCGGCCACGGACGCCAGGGGAAGGGGTCGGAGCGGATTCCCCAGACCGCCCTTTGTCAGGATTGCCAGCATGGGGAGCACGTCCAGGCTGAACCGGTATCCGAACTGGCTCCAGCCGGTGATCCCGTAGGTCACGAGGGGGATCGCGGTGAGTGCCGTGGCGACCGCGGCAGCCCCCGAGAGGCCCCGGAGCGGGCAGCGGAAGGCGTACAGGAAGGCCGGGGTCGTCAAAAAGAGCCCCATCCCCACAAGGGACGGCCGCACGAATGGGAAGGAGTTAGAGAACACTGGCCCCGCGAACAGGATGGCATGGATATGGCGGGGAACATAGCGGAGATCGAAGCGCCCTTGGGTGAACCATGGCTCCTGGAAGTACTGCGGGTGGTAGTACCCCAGGTCGAGCACGGTTCCGAACCGGGCGAAGTTGTACAGCAGGTAGAGAGCCGCCATGGCTCCCAGCCCCAGACCGAAGGCGACCAGGGCCCGGATGCGACGTCCGGGGTCCTGGATCTCCCGGGTGAGGAGATAGGCAAAGAGGGGAAACGTGAGGAACGTGGGGAGTCGGGAAAGACCCCCGAGCCCCACGAGCATCCCCACAAGCCAGGGCCGTCCCCTTCCAGCTGCCTCTGCCAGAGCCGCCATCAGGAAGAAGACCGCGGCGGCGTGGGCGAATGTCCACAGGCTTCCGTCCGTGGAGGCCCACCACAGGTTCGTCCCGAAGGCGACAAGCCAGGTGGTAAGGACACAGGCGACAGGGTCCCATCCCAGGCGACGGGTAGCCACCCAGAACAGGCCCACCGCCGAGGCCCCCACCGCGGCGGAGATGATCGTCTGGTTCGTAGCGGTGCCGAAGACCGCCACGAAGGGCAGCACGAACAGCACCGGAGCCGGAGGATTGATCACGAAAGCCCGCTCCCCGTACCTGGCCACCTCCAGCCAGGGCGGAGGATCTATTAGGAAAAGGCGCCCCTCGAGGAAGGCATGGGCCAGAAGAACGTAATGATTATAAGGAGTGGAGGGCCGGGACGTCAGCAGGTAAACGAGGAAGACCGCTCCGGCAATCCCCCACCCGCTCCTCAGCCCCGAACAGAACCCTCGGGCCAGTCGACCTCTCAATGCATTCTCCCTGACCTGCAGCGCTCCCTCATCTGCCTCCTCCGGCTCCGGAGAGGCCCTCTGGATCGGGAGATCCCACGTCCCCTCTCCTCCCTAGGGTTGGTACGTCACGTCCTGCCAGCATCGCCAGCACCGAGAACATCCTCCGCCTCCGCTTCACCATGACTCCCTCCTTTCAGGACTGGGTGTCCCTCAAGAAGTTCTACAACGGAACTGCCCCGCCTTCCTGGATGCCGGGGGCATTTGGGCCTGAACTTACCGTGCTCCCACCGCACCCTGCGCATTGAGAAGCCCCCACCCGAACCGGGCATCCCGCCCTGCCTCTCCCAGGTCGAGGGCCGTGGCCCGCAACCGCTGCCGGATCGTCTCCACCCCCCGGATCCCCCGGCTCATCATCAGGGCCACCACCCCGGAGACGTGCGGGGCGGCCAGGGAGGTCCCCTGGGCCCGGAAGTACCCGTGGCCCTGGGCGAGGCTTGTACTGGCGCTGAGCACGAGATCCCCGTCCGGGGAGCCGTCCATCGCGCACTCCGTCACCGAACTCCCCCCGGGGGCCACCACCTCCACCTCCGGCCCCTCCGCGGAGTAGACCGCGCGCTCGTTCCGGCAGTTCACCGCCCCGACCGCGATCACCTCCGGGAACCGGGCCGGGTACTCGACCGGGCCGGAGTAGGTGTTCCCCGCGGCGGCCACCATCACCACCCCTCTCTGGTATGCGTACCGCACCGCCGCGGCCAGGAGCTCGCTGAAGTATGGGGTCGCGAAGCTCATGTTGATCACCTGGGCCCCCCGGTCCACGGCATACACCATGGCCGCCACCACGTCCGAGACAAAGCCCCCGTCCTCGGGGCAGGACCCGAAAGCCCGGAGGGGAAGAATCCGGGCCCCGCCCGGACCCCAATTCACCCCCGCCCCGCCCATCCCGTTGTTCGTGAGAGCCGCGATCACTCCCGTCACGTGCACCCCGTGGCTGAACGTCTCCGGGGACATCCAGCACCCCGGCCAGCGGGGATCCCCATCCCCGTCCACGAAGTCGAACCCCCCCACCGGGATCCCCCGGAGGTCCGGGTGGTCCGTGATCCCGTCGTCGATCACCGCCACCACCACCTCGCTCGAGCCCGTCGTGCACGCCCATGCCTGCGGCAGGCGGACGCTCCGGTAGTGCCACTGGTAGCGGTACAGGGGATCGTTGGGCTCCCGCTGGAGGAAGACAGGGGCATCGGGTTCCGCGCTCTCCACAGCCCCGGATCTCCGAAAGGCCGCAAGCGCCGCCTCCGCCCTCCCCGGGGCTACCCGAATGACCCGCGTCCGGAGGGGCGCTATCTCCCGGACCACCTCTCCCCCGAACGGACCCAGAAGCCCCTGGACCTCAGCGAGCTGCGCACTCGGCCGGAACCGCACCAGCACCCGGTCCGTGGCGTGCTCCTGCCTCCCGGACCTCCCCCTATACCCCCCGGGCTCCTGACCCTCCCCGCCCCGCCGCGGGGAGGGGGTCCCGGCAAAGACCTGAGAGAGGGGAAGGCAGGCCTCCGGAATAGAGGGCTGCGGGATCCACGGGGCTAGAAGCCCGCACCCGGAAGTCACCAGGGTGAACCCCAAGAGGAAAGACAAGTAGCGGATACGCATGCTCCCGGCTCCTCCCACCGATTCTACATCCTTCTTCACTCTTTCTCCCTACGGGCCCGGTCCGGGGCAGGATCCTGCGGGTACGCTCCCTCCTGAGGGCCCGGAATAGCTCTTTTGCCGCCAGGGGGCCAGGCCATCTTCCCCTTGCAGGGGATCTATGAATCGTGCAAAAATTAACATCGGTCCTCGGGGCTGGGGGATTGAACCTTTGGGCCCCGGGGAGCGACTGAACAGACGGAATCTTAGATCCCACGAGGCGAGCCCGGGAAAGGGGGTGAAGGAGAGGAACGGGCGGTGGGGAGATCGACCCGCCGGGAGAAAACCTCAGGAGGACTCCTGGGGGTTCTGTGAATCTCAATTCACGCAGAAGACTGCGACGAAAGGAGGTAAGGAGATGGCCCGATTTCGTGCGTTTCAGGGGGCTGCCCTAGCTGTGGTGGCGGCCCTCGTGGCTGCGGCCTGCGGAGCGGCACCGACGGCTCCGGCGACCCCCACTCCGACCCCCCCTCCTCCCACGCCCCCTCCGGCTCCCACGTTTAGCGTGACGGCCACGGTCCCGGCGAGCGGGGCTACAGGGGTAGCGCCGACCACGGTGATCCGGATTACCTTCAATGCTGCGGTGGCGAACGCGGGTCCGGGGAATCCGTGCGCGGCGGGGAATATCTTGATCGCGCCAGCGCCTGTGGCGGGTCCCACGGCGTGCACCATCCTGGCGGGTGGGAACGCGGTGGAGTTGACGGGGCTTGTGCTCAATAGCTCGACGACCTACACGGTGACGGTGCAGCCGCAGGTGGCGAGTGCCACGGGGGTGCAGCTAGGGGGCACGGGCTTCTCGTTCTCCTTCACCACCCGGTTCTGGACGACTCCACCCACCACGGTGAACGCGGTGTTCCTGCAGGATGGCACCGTGTGCGACAACGGGCCCGTAGTCCCCTCCTCATTAGTAGGGGACGATGATGCTGTGCCCGTCGTTTGCCCCTCGGTTGCCACCACCGGTGGGTCTCCGGACCGTTTCTTCCGTGCCTTCCAGGCCTTCGGGAGCCCTGTGGGGCTTGCGGGGGCGGTGATCATCAGCGCCACCTACACGGGGGAACAGGCGGTCTTAGGGGGCAATCCGTACGTGGACCTCGGTGGGGCGCTACTAGTGGAGGGGGTGAACTGGCTAGTGTCCGTGACCCCGGGGGTTCTAGACGCCACCGACTTTGGGGCGCCCGCGGTGGGGCCGACGGTGTTGGCTGC is from Armatimonadota bacterium and encodes:
- a CDS encoding RNA polymerase sigma factor translates to MRDEELLRLIAQKDPTAFREWYDRHSQAVYGYLYRLLGDGHAAEDVLSEAMFAVWLEAARFRGECRPRTWLFRIARNKAVEWMRRRAAARENPDGGIWESAVCEFERMDTRLAVEQALRDLPREHREVVELAFFFGFPYEDIARILGCPVNTVKTRMFWAKRKLRRALGPPEEHREEAQRGT
- a CDS encoding zf-HC2 domain-containing protein, giving the protein MRSLLPWYAAGALERAEAAAVEAHLHLCSRCAQDLQVLVRLRGALHDLSTSLPSPSSEVLDRTWMRILRYEREHPPREVVRLVRPLVALAAAVGMVMAGIALRGDPLVTLGVAREEPAPTLQVVFHPRTPEEEIRALLQEIGGTIAEGPRASGLYRIRLRRDVDPEQVIRRLRREGTILFVEREP
- a CDS encoding S8 family serine peptidase → MTPESVGFEGWGHTAAVEPGRPLRARVLVEADRSAEVRVRWQVDGEVVGETRSQVDQGRKTFLSPPLPTGRPGRYVLDALVEGGRTFATSYMVLGKEGPDRVPDEVVALLDPVEGLPERVAVQVGLAVVRVHALPATGETLVTYRIPPGQDPEAVLERLRRIPGVRSADRVALLEGAAGGDLRSLQYAPVLLQVPTALRWTQGRDVPIALVDTGVDVAHPEFEGRVVRAGDVTGSPYEPEVHGTAVAGVIAARQRMTGVAPGSRILALRACVAVRRGGIEARCRTDEVIRALDLAVRLGARILNVSLGGPPDAALGWVVQRILESGILVVAPTGNGGEGQTPPYPAAVPGVVAVGATDRGDRRDPTSTPGAFLSVVAPGVDILTAFPGGRYLFVSGTSFAAAHVSGAAALLLELSPGLGPKAVRVALERTARDLGPPGFDPQYGWGRISACRPLELTTGTVRCR
- a CDS encoding S8 family serine peptidase produces the protein MRIRYLSFLLGFTLVTSGCGLLAPWIPQPSIPEACLPLSQVFAGTPSPRRGGEGQEPGGYRGRSGRQEHATDRVLVRFRPSAQLAEVQGLLGPFGGEVVREIAPLRTRVIRVAPGRAEAALAAFRRSGAVESAEPDAPVFLQREPNDPLYRYQWHYRSVRLPQAWACTTGSSEVVVAVIDDGITDHPDLRGIPVGGFDFVDGDGDPRWPGCWMSPETFSHGVHVTGVIAALTNNGMGGAGVNWGPGGARILPLRAFGSCPEDGGFVSDVVAAMVYAVDRGAQVINMSFATPYFSELLAAAVRYAYQRGVVMVAAAGNTYSGPVEYPARFPEVIAVGAVNCRNERAVYSAEGPEVEVVAPGGSSVTECAMDGSPDGDLVLSASTSLAQGHGYFRAQGTSLAAPHVSGVVALMMSRGIRGVETIRQRLRATALDLGEAGRDARFGWGLLNAQGAVGAR
- a CDS encoding Ig-like domain-containing protein, coding for MARFRAFQGAALAVVAALVAAACGAAPTAPATPTPTPPPPTPPPAPTFSVTATVPASGATGVAPTTVIRITFNAAVANAGPGNPCAAGNILIAPAPVAGPTACTILAGGNAVELTGLVLNSSTTYTVTVQPQVASATGVQLGGTGFSFSFTTRFWTTPPTTVNAVFLQDGTVCDNGPVVPSSLVGDDDAVPVVCPSVATTGGSPDRFFRAFQAFGSPVGLAGAVIISATYTGEQAVLGGNPYVDLGGALLVEGVNWLVSVTPGVLDATDFGAPAVGPTVLAA